A region of Thermobifida halotolerans DNA encodes the following proteins:
- a CDS encoding diacylglycerol/lipid kinase family protein, protein MPTVALLVNPASGRRGAAVAAAALLERLRARGAEVHVAAGDSASDSARLARELAADRPDALVTVGGDGLAHLAVQAVAGTGVPLGVVGAGTGNDIARELGLPRAPDEAARAVLAGRTVAVDTVAAAGRHYLSVLACGFDSRVNERVNGFRLRLGRLDYVAGVLAELGSFTPLHYTLDVDGRRLAADGMLVAVGNTRCYGGGMRICPEARYDDGLLDVVLVRAVGRARFLRLFPRVFTGSHPGLPEVEMLRGRRVTVTVRGPVGVVAYADGERLAEPPLTCEAVPGSVRVLMARPRR, encoded by the coding sequence GTGCCGACCGTCGCCCTGCTGGTCAACCCCGCCTCCGGACGGCGCGGAGCCGCCGTCGCCGCCGCCGCGCTGCTCGAACGGCTGCGCGCCCGGGGCGCCGAGGTCCACGTGGCCGCGGGAGACTCGGCCTCCGACAGCGCCCGCCTGGCCCGGGAACTCGCCGCGGACCGACCCGACGCGCTCGTCACCGTCGGCGGTGACGGCCTGGCCCACCTGGCGGTGCAGGCGGTGGCGGGCACCGGCGTCCCCCTGGGCGTGGTGGGCGCGGGGACCGGCAACGACATCGCCCGCGAACTGGGCCTGCCGCGCGCGCCGGACGAGGCCGCCCGGGCGGTCCTGGCCGGACGCACGGTCGCGGTCGACACCGTCGCCGCGGCGGGCCGCCACTACCTCAGCGTGCTCGCCTGCGGGTTCGACTCCAGGGTGAACGAACGGGTCAACGGTTTCCGGCTGCGGCTGGGCCGACTCGACTACGTCGCCGGGGTGCTCGCCGAACTGGGCTCCTTCACCCCGCTCCACTACACCCTGGACGTGGACGGCCGCCGCCTGGCCGCCGACGGGATGCTCGTCGCGGTCGGCAACACCCGCTGCTACGGCGGCGGCATGCGCATCTGCCCCGAGGCCCGGTACGACGACGGACTCCTCGACGTCGTGCTGGTGCGCGCGGTGGGGCGGGCCCGCTTCCTGCGGCTGTTCCCCCGGGTCTTCACCGGCTCCCACCCGGGCCTGCCCGAGGTGGAGATGCTGCGCGGCCGTCGCGTCACCGTCACCGTCCGCGGCCCCGTCGGCGTGGTCGCCTACGCTGACGGCGAACGCCTCGCCGAACCTCCGCTGACCTGCGAGGCGGTTCCCGGCTCGGTACGCGTGTTGATGGCGCGGCCCCGGCGCTGA
- a CDS encoding DUF397 domain-containing protein yields the protein MSEQTPADTPRRDLPPEAQGNEKWHDTTDAVWMRSSLSSEDSEAVVEVAKFDDGYRAVRDGKNPDKGILFFTPAEWEAFVLGAKDGEFDIPEEYLSPEEIAIQRGEVPVTAVPSPHNSTDAGAE from the coding sequence ATGAGCGAGCAGACCCCCGCCGACACGCCCCGCCGCGACCTGCCGCCCGAGGCCCAGGGCAACGAGAAGTGGCACGACACCACCGACGCGGTGTGGATGCGCTCCTCGCTGTCCAGCGAGGACTCCGAGGCCGTCGTCGAGGTCGCCAAGTTCGACGACGGCTACCGCGCGGTGCGCGACGGCAAGAACCCCGACAAGGGCATCCTGTTCTTCACCCCCGCCGAGTGGGAGGCGTTCGTGCTGGGCGCCAAGGACGGCGAGTTCGACATTCCCGAGGAGTACCTGAGCCCCGAGGAGATCGCCATCCAGCGCGGCGAGGTCCCGGTGACCGCGGTGCCCTCGCCCCACAACAGCACCGACGCCGGGGCCGAGTAG
- the tatC gene encoding twin-arginine translocase subunit TatC, which yields MPLMDHLRELRNRVIKALVFVALGMGVGFTVFEPVWDFLQRPYCSLPAEVRNDDGCGLNYTGIFDGFFLYFQVSLIVGLLVSSPFWLYQLWAFIAPALRGKEKRYTYLFVGFAVPLFLLGATVAYFVTAKGMEIMFSFAPEGATALITLPNYLGYIIMMLAVFGAAFVLPLIVVLLNFLGVLPHRMIAKWRRVIIFLAFVFAAIATPGGDPFTMLALGIPVVALFEIAELIAFVNDRRRGRDRDPLAELDDDELSPLDDADSAAGTTPNR from the coding sequence ATGCCGCTGATGGATCATCTGCGCGAACTGCGCAACCGGGTCATCAAGGCGTTGGTGTTCGTCGCCCTGGGCATGGGAGTCGGCTTCACCGTCTTCGAGCCGGTCTGGGACTTCCTGCAGCGGCCCTACTGCTCGCTGCCGGCCGAGGTGCGCAACGACGACGGCTGCGGGCTCAACTACACCGGCATCTTCGACGGGTTCTTCCTGTACTTCCAGGTCAGCCTCATCGTCGGCCTCCTGGTCTCCTCCCCGTTCTGGCTGTACCAACTGTGGGCGTTCATCGCCCCGGCGCTGCGCGGCAAGGAGAAGCGCTACACCTACCTGTTCGTGGGGTTCGCGGTCCCGCTGTTCCTGCTGGGCGCGACCGTGGCCTACTTCGTCACCGCCAAGGGGATGGAGATCATGTTCTCCTTCGCCCCCGAGGGCGCGACGGCGCTGATCACCCTGCCCAACTACCTCGGCTACATCATCATGATGCTGGCGGTGTTCGGCGCCGCCTTCGTGCTGCCGCTCATCGTGGTGCTGCTGAACTTCCTCGGGGTGCTGCCGCACCGGATGATCGCCAAGTGGCGGCGGGTCATCATCTTCCTCGCCTTCGTGTTCGCCGCGATCGCCACCCCCGGAGGCGACCCGTTCACTATGCTGGCGCTGGGGATCCCGGTGGTCGCGCTGTTCGAGATCGCCGAGCTGATCGCCTTCGTCAACGACCGGCGCAGGGGAAGGGACCGCGACCCGCTGGCCGAGCTCGACGACGACGAGCTCTCCCCGTTGGACGACGCCGACAGCGCCGCCGGGACCACGCCGAACCGTTAG
- the tatA gene encoding Sec-independent protein translocase subunit TatA — translation MSIGPREILILLVIVLLLFGAKKLPELARSMGRSARILRAEAKGLSEDDDTSKQEAQDQTRQAEARPEQPGTQQPGPNGYPQLPPGQRIVDGSGETAHRPYGS, via the coding sequence ATGAGCATCGGGCCCAGAGAAATCCTCATCCTGCTGGTGATCGTGCTGCTGCTGTTCGGCGCCAAGAAGCTGCCGGAACTGGCGCGCTCCATGGGCCGCAGCGCCCGCATCCTCCGGGCCGAGGCCAAGGGGCTGAGCGAGGACGACGACACCTCCAAGCAGGAGGCCCAGGACCAGACCCGGCAGGCCGAGGCGCGCCCGGAGCAGCCCGGTACCCAGCAGCCCGGCCCGAACGGCTACCCGCAGCTTCCCCCCGGCCAGCGGATCGTCGACGGCTCGGGCGAGACCGCCCACCGCCCCTACGGTTCCTGA
- a CDS encoding helix-turn-helix transcriptional regulator, whose translation MSQDKTERQLNLVICLLATRRFLSAQEIRATVHGYGEADSDAAFKRMFERDKRELRAAGIPITTGRHDPFSDEDGYRISRADYELEPVELRPDEAAVLGLAARAWRHAVLGEAAANALLKLRTAGVPVDSEALPAITPVLGTDEPAFPSIWQAVRDRRPVSFDYRKPGQDAPTRRELEPWGVANVAGRWYVAGHDRDRAARRVFRLSRIVGDVRVHTSGPAVRVPPGVDVRSLVSARPPEPEQTALLEVRTDAAHALRRAALRIVPGERSGGSGWDLVEYPYTDETDLAARVAEYGEHVVVREPERARAAVVEHLRSVAAAPPGAEPEEMPRPAGQPAPSRRAGTSAEQLRRLLMLVPYALSHDVRVSEVAEHFGLTEKQVLKDLSLLWMCGLPGYTPGDLIDVDVEAAAETGEIIIANADTLAAPLRLTADEAASLVAGLRLLRDLPGVDSDALTRVERKLRAVAGTAVGLADSVDVRVDLDGEVARLREQVGKALESGHRLHLRYLSGYADRVSEREVDPMRLVVQDGHVFLEGWCRLREDVRLFRLDRVLELSVLPVSAEVPAGVRGLDLSGGVLQRSDGDAYVTFELDPGARWVAEDYVCEAVREMPGGGLRATLRTPEPAWAARLALRLGATGRLVAPAELAGRVREQAERALLRYSG comes from the coding sequence AACGCGACAAGAGGGAACTGCGCGCCGCCGGAATCCCGATCACCACGGGACGCCACGACCCCTTCAGCGACGAGGACGGCTACCGCATCTCCCGCGCCGACTACGAGCTGGAGCCCGTCGAACTGCGTCCCGACGAGGCCGCGGTCCTGGGCCTGGCCGCGCGGGCCTGGCGGCACGCCGTGCTGGGCGAGGCCGCGGCCAACGCCCTGCTGAAGCTGCGCACCGCCGGGGTCCCCGTGGACTCCGAGGCGCTGCCCGCCATCACCCCGGTGCTGGGCACCGACGAACCGGCGTTCCCCTCGATCTGGCAGGCGGTCCGCGACCGCCGCCCGGTCAGCTTCGACTACCGCAAACCCGGACAGGACGCGCCGACCCGGCGGGAGCTGGAGCCGTGGGGCGTGGCCAACGTCGCGGGACGCTGGTACGTCGCGGGCCACGACCGGGACCGCGCCGCCCGCCGCGTCTTCCGGCTCAGCCGCATCGTCGGTGACGTGCGGGTGCACACCAGCGGCCCGGCCGTGCGGGTGCCCCCCGGGGTGGACGTGCGCTCCCTGGTCAGCGCGCGTCCCCCCGAACCCGAGCAGACGGCGCTGCTGGAGGTGCGCACCGACGCCGCGCACGCGCTGCGCCGCGCGGCCCTGCGCATCGTGCCCGGTGAGCGCTCCGGCGGGTCGGGCTGGGACCTGGTGGAGTACCCCTACACCGACGAGACCGACCTGGCCGCGCGGGTCGCCGAGTACGGCGAGCACGTGGTGGTGCGCGAGCCCGAGCGGGCCCGCGCCGCCGTGGTCGAGCACCTGCGCTCCGTCGCCGCCGCGCCCCCCGGGGCCGAACCGGAGGAGATGCCGCGGCCCGCCGGGCAGCCCGCCCCGTCCCGGCGCGCGGGCACCTCCGCCGAGCAGTTGCGCCGCCTGCTCATGCTGGTGCCCTACGCGCTCAGCCACGACGTGCGGGTGTCGGAGGTCGCCGAGCACTTCGGGCTGACCGAGAAGCAGGTGCTCAAGGACCTGAGCCTGCTGTGGATGTGCGGACTGCCCGGCTACACCCCCGGCGACCTGATCGACGTGGACGTGGAGGCCGCCGCCGAGACCGGGGAGATCATCATCGCCAACGCCGACACCCTGGCCGCGCCGCTGCGGCTGACCGCCGACGAGGCCGCCAGCCTGGTGGCCGGACTGCGGCTGCTGCGCGACCTGCCCGGGGTGGACAGCGACGCGCTCACCCGCGTGGAGCGGAAGCTGCGCGCGGTCGCGGGCACGGCCGTCGGACTCGCCGACTCCGTGGACGTGCGCGTCGACCTCGACGGGGAGGTCGCCCGGCTGCGTGAGCAGGTGGGCAAGGCGCTGGAGTCCGGACACCGGCTCCACCTGCGCTACCTGTCCGGCTACGCCGACCGGGTCAGCGAGCGCGAGGTCGACCCGATGCGGCTGGTGGTGCAGGACGGGCACGTCTTCCTGGAGGGCTGGTGCCGACTGCGCGAGGACGTGCGGCTGTTCCGCCTGGACCGCGTCCTGGAGTTGAGCGTGCTCCCGGTGTCCGCCGAGGTCCCCGCGGGGGTGCGCGGCCTCGACCTGAGCGGCGGCGTGCTGCAGCGCTCCGACGGCGACGCCTACGTCACGTTCGAGCTGGATCCCGGGGCGCGCTGGGTCGCCGAGGACTACGTGTGCGAGGCCGTGCGGGAGATGCCCGGAGGGGGGCTGCGCGCCACCCTGCGCACCCCCGAGCCCGCCTGGGCGGCGCGGCTGGCGCTGCGGCTGGGTGCCACCGGGCGGCTGGTCGCGCCCGCCGAGTTGGCCGGACGGGTCCGCGAACAGGCCGAGCGGGCGCTGCTGCGGTATTCGGGCTGA